One genomic window of Parasteatoda tepidariorum isolate YZ-2023 chromosome 9, CAS_Ptep_4.0, whole genome shotgun sequence includes the following:
- the LOC107452774 gene encoding neuropeptide F receptor-like, with amino-acid sequence MPVHFPINNTDANYNLSFNFSLLQALDVLEEHFSNDKIFGYNIETAIIASYTTLMAIGLFSNVLVCCVILANTKMRSSRNILVINLNISDIILCVFCMPFTLMVIIRRSWILGAFLCKMVPFVQASTIFVSAATVLAIAVDRYNTIINLNQQFPKGNKREMFMSASLIWITALLLSIPICIFQNTVPVGLPGLHLYYKCVELWPSATFKGVYTLLTLVFQFVIPSIALLITHVHIRTHLNKKIIKTDSDASSIDNASVHNERFQRDLRRNTRATMVLLLISVVFTVSWLPWNGLNLLVEFHPNILEPKDLYLSFAICHMTAMTSSITNPILYGWLNSNIRREMVRMGCMIAKVSSALVSNRSSLTDNLRAQQNTQIRSSGGESLNHRSNHNSESQV; translated from the exons ATGCCAGTTcattttccaataaataatacagatgcaaactataatttatctttcaacTTCAGTTTGCTTCAAGCCTTGGATGTTCTGgaagaacatttttcaaatgacaaaatttttggaTATAATATTGAAACAGCCATCATAGCTAGCTATACAACACTCATGGCAATCGGACTTTTCAGCAATGTTTTAGTTTGTTGTGTCATTCTGGCTAATACAAAAATGAG gtcaTCTCGTAATATATTGGTTATTAATCTCAATATATCAGACATCATTTTATGCGTATTCTGCATGCCTTTCACACTAATGGTGATAATACGAAGAAGCTGGATCTTGGGAGCTTTTCTTTGTAAGATGGTTCCGTTCGTACAAGCGTCCACCATATTTGTATCTGCAGCAACAGTATTAGCAATAGCTGTTGACCGGTATaacacaataattaatttaaaccaaCAATTTCCGAAAGGCAATAAACGTGAAATGTTTATGAGTGCTTCTCTTATATGGATTACAGCTTTGCTTCTCTCGATACCTATTTGCATATTTCAGAATACTGTGCCTGTCGGACTTCCGGGATTGCATCTGTATTATAAGTGCGTTGAATTATGGCCAAGTGCAACTTTTAAAGGAGTGTATACTCTTTTGACGTTAGTTTTCCAATTCGTTATTCCGTCAATAGCTCTTTTGATAACGCATGTCCACATACGGactcatttgaataaaaagattattaaaacgGATAGTGATGCATCGAGTATTGATAACGCAAGCGTGCACAATGAGAGATTCCAAAGAGATCTGAGGCGAAATACTCGAGCTACAATGGTGCTACTGTTAATTTCAGTTGTGTTTACTGTTAGCTGGCTTCCATGGAACGGGTTAAACTTGCTGGTGGAATTCCATCCAAATATATTGGAGCCAAAAGATTTGTATTTATCGTTTGCAATTTGTCACATGACAGCAATGACGTCATCAATAACCAATCCCATACTTTATGGATGGTTAAACAGTAACATTCGACGTGAAATGGTACGAATGGGATGTATGATAGCTAAAGTTAGCTCTGCTTTGGTATCGAACAGAAGTTCCTTGACAGATAACTTGAGAGCACAACAGAACACTCAAATTCGCTCCTCTGGGGGTGAATCTCTAAATCACAGAAGTAACCATAATTCAGAAAGTCAAGTTTGA